One window from the genome of Dermacentor silvarum isolate Dsil-2018 chromosome 7, BIME_Dsil_1.4, whole genome shotgun sequence encodes:
- the LOC119457492 gene encoding protein yippee-like 5 translates to MGRIFLDHIGGSRLFSCASCDTILTNRSELISTRFTGATGRAFLFNKVVNLNYSEVQDRVMLTGRHMVRDVSCKNCDTKLGWVYEFATEEGQRYKEGRVILERALVTESDGIEEHMGN, encoded by the exons ATGGGTCGCATCTTCCTCGATCATATTGGAGGTTCCAGACTGTTTTCGTGCGCGAGCTGCGACACCATTTTGACAAATCGCAGTGAGCTCATCAGTACAAGATTTACTGGAGCCACGGGAAGGGCATTCCTCTTCAACAAAGTGGTCAACCTCAATTACAG CGAGGTGCAAGACCGAGTGATGCTGACGGGCCGGCACATGGTACGCGACGTGTCCTGCAAGAACTGCGACACCAAGCTCGGCTGGGTGTACGAGTTTGCCACTGAGGAGGGCCAGCGGTACAAGGAGGGACGAGTCATCCTTGAGAGGGCACTTGTCACCGAGAGCGATGGCATCGAGGAGCACATGGGCAACTGA